CTGGCCAACTCCCGCATTTCTGAGGCTGGTTCCATCTCCGAATGGAACGCAACCCACGCAATGCATCGATTTTATGCGACGTCGTTGTATTGAAGACATCGGCGGATGTGCTAATTTTTGGGTGGGGAGGGGAAATAGGATTTGGCATCAAATATTAGGTCTATTATTTTCTACGCTACCAATTTTTGTCAAAGGCGGATCCTCATCGAAGAGCCTTACGGGCATCGGCGGCGCCGTCGCGGAAATGGACGACGGCCCGCCCGCCCCGGATATCCCGACGAAAGTCCTGGCCGTCCTGCCCGAAGACCTCCGGCGGATCACCGAATCATTCCTCAATCGAAAGGACCGCTGACGCCATGATCTGTAACCTTACGGCAACCTACACCGACCAGTACGAACTCATCATGGGGCAGGCCTACTTTCTGGCCGGGCACAAGGATGAACCCGCCGTTTTCGATTACTTTTTCCGCAAGAATCCCTTCGAAGGCGGATACACGATCTTCGCCGGCCTCCCGGACCTCCTGCAGGTGCTGGAAAGCATCCGTTTCGACAAAGAGGACCTGGATTTTCTCAAGGCGCAGTCTTTACACCCGGACTACCTGGCTTACCTGAAGGACTTCAGGTTTACGGGTTCCGTTTATGCCCCCCGGGAAGGGGATGTGGTCTTCCCGACACGGCCCGTCCTGAGGGTGGAAGGCAACCTGATCGAAACGCAGCTCGTCGAAACGGTGCTCCTCAATATCGTCAATTTTCAGTCGCTGATCGCCACCAAGGCCAGCCGCATGAGGCTCGTAGCCGGGGATCGCGTGCTCATCGATTTTGGGTTGCGCCGCGCGCAGGGTCTGGGAGGCTACCATGCGAGCCGCGCCGCGGTCATCGGCGGGTTCAATGCCACCAGCAACACCCACTCGGCCAGAGACTACAACTTAGAGGTGTCCGGCACCATGGCCCATTCCTACGTGCAGAGCTACGAAAGCGAACTCGAAGCCTTTCGGAGTTTCGCCGCCGCCCGCCCGGACGATTGCGTTTTGCTGGTGGATACCTACAACACGCTGGCAAGCGGCATGCCCAACGCGATCACCGTGGCGAAGGAGATGGAAAATCAAGGCCGCCGCCTGAAGGGCATCCGCCTGGACAGTGGAGACTTGAACTACCTCGCCCATAAAAGCCGTGCCATGCTCGACGAAGCGGGCCTGCATTACGTCAAGATCGCCGCATCCAATCAGCTGGACGAATATGTCATCCGAAGCCTGATCTCCCAAGGGGCGCCAATCGACGTCTTCGGCGTGGGAACCAGCCTGGTCACCGGACGGCCCGATGCGGCGCTGGACGGGGTCTACAAGCTGGCGCAGGCCGGTGGTCGGCCGGTGATCAAGCTCTCGGAAAACATCTCCAAGATCACCCTGCCGAGCCAAAAGCAGGTATGGCGCGCCCTCGACAACCAAGGCTTTTTTGTGGGCGCCGACGTGGTGGGACTCGCCGGCGAGGAACACATCGCCGAAATGCATCACCCTTTTGTTCCGTTTCAGTCCTTCTCCATCGCACCGTATGATACCGAACCGTCGCTTCACCTGGTGATGGAGCGCGGAAAGATCGCCCATGATCCGCCTTCCCTGGCCCAGACGGCGCGGTACGCCAGGGAGCGCCTCGAACGGCTCCCGGCGGAATACAAGCGCTTTGAAAATCCGCACATCTACAAGGTGGGAATCAGCAGCCGGCTCAAAACATTGAGGGACCGCCTGATCGCGGAACATAAAGGATGACGGTCCATCGCGGTTCCCGCCCGCAAGGCTCACTCATCCCGGGCACCTTCGGATCCTTCGTGTCCCCGCCGCATTCAGGGCCCGAAGGACCTTCCGTTTGAGAACGCCGGCGCCGAGCATCACGATGCCGGGGTGCCCTGAGGTCGTCCGCGGGGGACACGGGCGGCCCCGAGTCCTTTCCGTCGTCGGGTCACGGGTCCATGGCATCCTTCCCGCCCAGTCCGTTGGTCTCGAGAAAGGCTTGCACCGTATTGAACGCATTGAAAAACAAGGGGGTGCCAGAAAAGGAGAGGGGACTCACAGGCCCGATGGTCATGAAGGAATATTGCCGGCTCTTGGGATCGAACGCCGAATGAGGGTCACGGAAAAGCTGATAGAGATCGAGAGCCGGCCCCGATGAGCCCACCAATTGCCGAAGCGCCTGGAACTCCTGGCCCAGCGCCAGCCCAAAGCCGAAGAAAAAAATGCGAAGCTGTTGCAGAATCTCCGGGTGCAGGCTCGAAAGCGTTTGACTGATGAAGAGCCACCCCAAGCCGTACTTGCGGGTGGTGCGAGCGGCGTCGATGAGCACGGACCGTACGCCGCGGGCGGCATCGCTATCAACTGAAAGATCGCGGGGGGCCAGCCGGTGCGCCTCGTCGATGATGACCAGGGCGTTGAGGCTTTGACTTTTCCTGTAAAAGTACTCCGCGGTCTGCGCCAGTCCGTCCAGGAGCCGCTTGATCACCAGGGACTGTATCTTGTCGTTCCAGAAAAGGCCTTGCGCCTGCTCCTTGGAAAGATCGATGACGAGGATGGGGCGGTGGGTACGTTCGCTCCCGTCCGGGTTCGCCCGGTGCAGCAACCAGCTGAGAGCCTTGTTGATGCTTTTGGCTCCGGTTCGGTCTTCGCGGAAGAGTTCCGCTACGGGGCCCCAAT
This is a stretch of genomic DNA from Desulfoglaeba alkanexedens ALDC. It encodes these proteins:
- a CDS encoding nicotinate phosphoribosyltransferase gives rise to the protein MCNLTATYTDQYELIMGQAYFLAGHKDEPAVFDYFFRKNPFEGGYTIFAGLPDLLQVLESIRFDKEDLDFLKAQSLHPDYLAYLKDFRFTGSVYAPREGDVVFPTRPVLRVEGNLIETQLVETVLLNIVNFQSLIATKASRMRLVAGDRVLIDFGLRRAQGLGGYHASRAAVIGGFNATSNTHSARDYNLEVSGTMAHSYVQSYESELEAFRSFAAARPDDCVLLVDTYNTLASGMPNAITVAKEMENQGRRLKGIRLDSGDLNYLAHKSRAMLDEAGLHYVKIAASNQLDEYVIRSLISQGAPIDVFGVGTSLVTGRPDAALDGVYKLAQAGGRPVIKLSENISKITLPSQKQVWRALDNQGFFVGADVVGLAGEEHIAEMHHPFVPFQSFSIAPYDTEPSLHLVMERGKIAHDPPSLAQTARYARERLERLPAEYKRFENPHIYKVGISSRLKTLRDRLIAEHKG